TGAAGAGCTGTAGGATAGGGCACGGGCTTCAATGGACTATGAGGTTTAAGGAGGATGAATCCTgggattccctagtggtccaatggttaggactccatttgcttcctctgcaggggacacagattccatctctggtcagagaactaactaacatcctgcatgctgtgcagtgtggtcaaataaaataaaataaaaaaggaccgTGTCCTGGGCTGGGCCTTATGAACAGGTAATCATGATACCCCTTCTTATGTTTCTTTAGTGTCTATGGTAATTCACACTTTGTAAATCACTTTCgtatgtattattttaagagAAAGCCCTTTTCGCACTGAATAAGGTTCTGACTGCCATGAAGTTTTTCCcaggaagaccctgagctcagaGGCCGCCTGTGTGAttgggtgggtaggtgggtggaGTTAGGCAGTGAAAGGAAGAGAGAGCTGCTCCCCAAAGAGAAGTGATGGGCATTCTGGCCCTAAATCCCAAGCAAGGCCTCACCCCTTTCCGGAATGTTCTCATCATAGGACCCTCCCCAGAACCAGGCCATAGACTGCCTAATATCCTGATGTCAGGAATCCAGCAAGTTCTTCGTATGGATTAAGGAGTGCATACCTCCCTCGAAGAGCCAGGACGAGCCCTGACTCCAGTCTGCCTGATCTATTGCCTTTATGGGGCTGAGCTGGGGTATGGATGAAcaaacagaggagaaacaggaATAACAGGAGGGAGGAAAGCCTGGAGACAGTTCAGATATCTGGTCCTTAAGGGACAAAGAATGATGttgagctgaagaaagaagaatcaGTGGCTGTGGGAGAGCCCAGTCCCTTCAGAAGTTCGAGCAGAGACAACTATTTTATAGGATGGCAAGGGTGACTGTGTGTTTGAGGTGGGGGAGGAGATTGAAGCAATAGCTGTGAGTTGGGCCAATTTCTTTCGAATctttctgtccctgagattctctgTTTTAGCGGTTAGAGCAGAAGAAATCTGGGCATTTGTCCAATCACTAATTTTGTGGTGAGGGTGGGAGAGCCAGTGTTTGGGGTGGGGTGTATACTGTGGAATGAGctattaatttacatttccactccATCTCTAGCCCCACTTCTTTAATCTTCACATagcattataatattttattgtctaAAATACCAGATTGATGGTAAGTGACAAAACCATCTCATTGTCAGGGCTtgttggggaggaaggaggaagagagtaGAATTTaatgtattaacattttattgttaATACATATAAGAGGACGCTTCTTGTAACATATAAGAGGATGCTTCTGAACCAGTTGAACACCTTCCTCATTGACTGTTGCTGGGGGCAAGCCAAAATCATTGGCAGCAAGAGTAACCAGCTGACAGCTGCAGGAAACCACCAGTTCTTAAAAAACCACTCTGAAAGAGGTGGGTGAGGGGAAGGGGGGAACAACAATACTGAACAACTTCCTCAGACAGGACCTTATATGGGGACAGGTCCTGAGTACTTAAGTAGCTTTaggaaggaaagggaggggaggaaacAGATTTAAGGCATCCCTCACAGTCTTTGGGCAACCAACAACAGGCCCTGCAAATCCAGTAACAAATACACCAACAGTGACACACATTGACACACATGTTCAAATATAGATGCAAGTAAGCACTGAGAAGCTGAACATGTGGAATTGAGGCCTGAAAATGGGTCAGAGGAAATAAATTAATTGACTTAATTCCCCTGTGCAAATGAATTGTTCATCACACTTATCTGTTCAATAAATAAAGCATGAGGTTATAAACCTGAATCAAATCATTCTCTCACAGTGTCTGGAAAGGATACAGATTTTTGGAGTTGGACTGAATCTAAGCTTTGCAAGAGCCAAGATGTAATGGCATGAGCTTAAATTacttgatctctgtttctttatctgtaaaatgggtacactACTATCTGCCTTATGGAGGGGTTGCCAGAACTTAAGAATATAAAGGTGTAAATGCTTGGCCCTGGGCCTGGCTTCTCATAAGTGTCAATACATGCTGATTCTCTTCCCCCAAACCTCTTTCATTCCCTGCACTCTTCCCACTTGTGCATTAGCATGAGAAAATAAGCAGACCAAGGAACTTTCTAGGTCAGATCTAAAATGAGCTATTTTGTAAAAATTCGTGCCAAAAGTTCTAGGTTACATTCAGGGGATGATAAAAAGGAAGACACGGTTTCTGTCCTCAGAGAGTTCATAGTCTGATGGCTCAGACATTTGGGTAAGACAAAGATTCCAGACATGTGTGACAGGTGCCAAGATAGACGGGGGTCATAGAGTATGAGGTCACAGAAGTGTTCCTAGAGGTGTCTGCCTCCCTTTGAGAAGTAAACTGTAAGTACTTGTGGAAAGTAGGGTAGtggtggaagaagaaagaatttcTGCTTACTAGGTCAGCTCCCAAGCTCTTCTTCATTATGCAATACCAAAATTAAGCCAACAGACTTGAAGCTGGGGGGTAATACCTGTAAGGAACTGAGTAGAGTTGAAAGGGGTAGTTCTGGGAAGAAGCTACCATCTCGGTAGAAAATGTTAAGTGGAAGAGGAGGATTTTAAAGACATTGAGCTGTGCATTCGCATGTGCTCTtgcttccctctcccttcccccatgcCTCTGCCAGCTCCTGGAGAAACTAAGtagagatttgttgttgttgttgtttagtcactaagttgtatccgactcccagctcttttgcaactgcatggactgcagtctgccaggctcctctgtccatggaattctccaggcaagaataatggagtgggttgccatttccttctccaggagatcttctcgatccagggattgaacccacatctcctgcgttggcaagtggattccttaccattgagccaccagggaagcccaagtagagatttaaattattatttttttaaattatcagacTGGGTTTCTTCTATTACATTGTGTATCATGACTGGGCCTCTAGGGGCCCCATGATTTATTCAGAATACAAAAAGGCAGGATGTTGTGGTAGAAACCAGCATATTAGAATTCAAAGTTTCAGAAACATAGGCGTTCTAGATGATGACTAAGCCCAGGGTGTGGCCAGCATGAAAAAGAGTGGAGGTGAAGTTTCCTGAAAACAGGGAGCTTACAAATGAATGTAGAAGAGTTGTCAGAAGATGGTAGATATGAGGGATAGAAGGTGAAGATCAGTTTTACAAGAGTAGAACACCTTGGAGGGGCAGAGGCTCAGAGGAAAAGTCCTCTAGATGAGATATATATCAATTTTCTGTATAAGTCTATCTTTTCCATTATACAGtgagaccttttaaaaaaaaaaaaaaaggtagggcTTTTACTTGACTCCTATTTTGTGCTCAAAATTCAGATGGATTGAATATCCAGTTTGCTGGCCCTTTCCCATACTTCTTACTAATTATCACAGAACCCTGTAAGATGGGTTCACTGTACAGATGAACCCAGAGAGTGTATTGCTCAACATCACACAGCCAGAGATTTCAAAGCTGCCATTGTGgtacttccctgacagtccagtggttaaaaatctgccttgcaatgcaggggacgtggattcaatccctggttggagaactaagattccacatgccttggagcaactaagcctgtatgctgcaactcctgagcccacacaccacaactagagaatctgtgcaccacaatgaaagattccACGTGGCGCAacgaagacctgatgcagccaaaaaaaaaaaaagttgctattGTACTGAAATCcagtattatataattataagcCTTCACAGGCACATCAAACTCATTAAGTCCAAAGTTTTGTTTCTCGTTAAATATCCATTGGTCCACATTAGAAATCCAAGATCCATCTTGGAGTCTCTAACTCCCTGACTTGGCACATGCCATCACTCACCAAGTCCTATTTGCCTCCCAAAAATTCTCAAAGGTGTCTTCTTCTTTCTAGTCCCACTGAAATTACCTCACTTTGCATGAGCTTTATTTCACTCCTGGATTTCTGCAGTAACCTTAATAGGTCCCTGCTTCCACCCTTAACCACTCTGATAATGCTCCACGTTTCCACCAGAACAAACTTCCTAAAATCTCTGTTTTGAGCGTTTTAACGCCTTTGTCTTGCCCTCAGGATAAAAATCTCTTTTAATGTGGCTTATGGACTCTTTCATTATCTGACATCTATTTACCTTGTCAGTCTCATCTCTCATCATTCCCCTCACCCTATTGTTTAGCTCTAcgatccattttttaaatttccccaaTGCCCTAATTTATTCCTCATTTTCAGACTGCACTATGGTTTTCTTGGTCTAGAACACAATCCATCTGTTAAAAGATAATTTTCGGAAAGGGTAAAATTATAACTCTCACTCTGTAAAATCTTATTCTGACACTTATTAAAATGGTGAGAAAGACGGATTATCGCAATAGGGGCCAACACTGTCCCAGTCAGAGAGAGACTGGATTCAACTCTGAATACAGTTGTTGCTTTAATGGTCCGGGATTGAGCAACGAGAATGAAGACAGACCACGAAATCCGGTGCGATGGGTCAGGGGACCTGCAGCCTCTATTGGACTGAAATGCAGAATCCACGCTGAGTCCAGCTTTTGTTCCTAACTGTAGACCACAAGACTTTCTCAGATCTTATCTTTCTCAAGACACATGCTGTTTCAGTCACATACTCCTATTTGTCATGGACTACACTGACAGAGTCCAGATCTCCTTGTTTTTACCCCAGGCCTCTCCCTTCTGGGCTAGTCTCAGGAACAATTAGCAAGTGAGTAAACagcaaggagaaggggacgacagaggatgaaatggttggatggcatcaccaactcaatggacatgggtttgggtggactccggaacttggtgatggacagggaggcctggcgtgctgcagttcatggggtcacaaagagtcggacatgactgagccactgaactgaactgaagcaatatTCATGTCTGACTCCGACTTGGTGTTCCAAGGTCCATGTTTTCATGATCCCAGTCATACTCCCTTCTGGGTCTGGCCTTGGGGTTTCTAACAAGGCtattattctaagaaaaacatgaaagataatcattaacatagtttcttaatatatgctgtttttccaggtgctatttccatggaatttctcaaggCTGTGAATGTACATTATTAGGAATTCCTAATACAGTACAGTCCTACATACAGTAAGGACAAATGGATATTTATAGGCAATGAGCAGAATGAGAGAGTCAATGGATGGAAAATTACATCAAGGATAAGAAGATTCTTGCTAAACCAACTTAGAATTCTTGCTAAAAGCAGGCCAAGGAGATTAGAAATTAAGGGTAAGGGGATTCTTGCTAAACTGATATCGGATTCTTCCTAAAAATGGCTACAGGCCCAAGGATGAGGTCTATTGGAAAAGAGGGCTCAGGGGGCCTGTTTAAAATTTGGTCAAGGAGAGAGTTTTTGTtaatacacatataaaaatgaacacctgttaaagtgtttttatttaactCACAAGGAAACAAgcaaaagactcttgagtgtccctcagacagcaaggagatcaaaccagtcaatcccaaaggaagtcaaccttgaatattcattggaaggactgatgctgaagctgaagctccaatactttggccacctgatatgaagagccgactcattggaaaagaccctgatgctgggagagactgaaggcaggaggagaaggggatgacagaggatgagatggttggatggcatcaccgactcaatggatatgagtttgagcaagctctgggagatggtgaaggacagggaagcccggcatgctgcagaccgtggggtcgcaaagagttggacacaactgagcaactgaactaaacaatAGACACATTTATGTAGGTCAGGGGtacagaaatatgaaaatgaaggCAAAACTGTTTTTTCCACAATGTTGGGAGGAGGGGGTTAATTGAACCTCTGTCAGACAACAGAATTTACATTGGGTCAGTTACCTACAGAGTTGTAAAATAGCCGCATGGAAACAGAAACTTATACAACAGAAGGACATGCTATAGACAAGTACTTTAGGTTTCCTGTCACTTCTGGGAAATCTTTCCCAAACTTCAACTTGTGAATGAGGTGCAATTTCTAGGTTATCATATTTATTACACTATATTGTGTGTAACTCCTCCCATCCCCACATAAGaacatgagatttttcaggcagacACTGTGAGTTATTCAAGTTTTCTCAGTGTGATCATCTGCTTCTAAGGAGCACAATATTCGAAGGGGGTAGTAGAAGCCACAAGATAAACATATTGCGTATTAATGGAGTTTCCATCTTATTCTAACATCTGGAGAAACACATTTTTACATTAAAGCAGACACTGCCCTTCCCTTCATACTCAATGTTTCCTTGTTTTATTAACCATTTTTATTTCAAGGCCTGAGGGATAGCTTGGGGATACAAAAATGCACCAGAGTGGTCTGCAAAGATGTACCCCAAGCAGGAAACAACTTTGATAATAAGTGGCACTAggttgcggggggcggggggaaggggcACTGACACATTGAGAATCGTATTCAGACCAGCCTGGGGTGATAGGTCTTCTGATACACCGGCCTCTCGGTCCTTCTTGGCCCCAAGGAAAGTCCTGGTTTGACAGGCTGTTTTTATAAGTCTAGGGGTggggactggacatggaacaacagactgcttccaaatcgggaaaggagtatgtcaagactgcatattgtcacactgcttatttaacttatatgcagagtacatcaagcgaaatgccaagctggatgaagcacaagctggaatcaagggaGAAAtcccaataatctcagatatgcagatgacaccacctttatggcagaaagcaaagaagaactaaagagactcttgattctgaaagtgaaaggggagagtgaaaaaactagattaaaactcaacattcagaaaactaagatcatgacatccggtcccatcacttcatggcaaatagacgggcaaacaatggaaactgtgacagactttattttttggggctccaaaatcactacagatggtgactgcagccatgaaattaaaagacatttgctccttgggagaaaagttatgaccagcctagacagaatattaaaaagcagagacattactttgccaacaaaggtctgtctagtcaaagctatggttcttccagtagtcatgtatggatgtgagagttggatcttaaagctgagcgctgaattattgatgctcttgaactgcggtgttggagaagactcttgagagtcccttggactgcaagatcaaaccagtccatcctaaaggaaatcagtcctgaatattcattggaaggactgacgctgaagctgaaactccaatactctggccaacttatgtgaagaactgactcatttgaaaagaccctgatgctgagaaagattgaaggcaggagaaggggaaaacagaggatgagatggttggatggcatcaccgactcgatggacatgagtttgggcaagctccgggagttggtgaaggacagggaagcctggcatgctgcagtccatggggtcgcaaagagtcggagacgactcaGAGGCTGAATTGAGGATTGGGGAATCGAATCCTGCTAGGGGTCGGTCCAGTGGGGAAGACCCCTGCGCTGGTTCCCAAAGGGTCGAGCCCCTCGTTGCTTGCGGCCTGAAGCGAGCCCACCATCCCGGCGGTGCTCAGACCCTGCGCCCCACGCCTGGGCGGCTCCCCTCTGAGGCCCCGCCCCGTGACgcgaggccccgcccccgcggcGCCCGCTTCCAAGATGGCGGCAGCGATTCCTGCCCGGCTGTCCGGGTGGCGGTGACGACGGGCGGCAGAAGGCCAGGTGTGTAGGCTGGAGATGGTGGGGTGGGAGGCCCTGGAGAAAGGTTTGGGAGATTGGGAAGGTGAGAAGTTTTGGGTAAAGGCTGTAAACAGCCTTGAGCAAGGAGGGAGACCTAAGTGCAAGTCCGGATAGAGGCCGGTGGGCTCACTTTGCGAGGTAGAGCAATCGCCAGAGGAGGTTGGCATGGGATGAGAGGAGGCTGCTCCGAAAGAGCTGGGCTGTAACCCCTTCCAGACTGCTGACCACGCCCCTCTAGGTGAGCTAGCCCACGTTCTTCTGACAGGTTCTGCCCAGccctccctctccctgtctcATTTCATCAATAACCCTGATCCCGACCCTCGCCAGGATGGAGAAAGGTAGAAGGTAGAGGACGCCACCCGCATCCTATTGCCTGCCGCGCTCCGGGGTTGTTTGCTTGCAGCTCCCAGGTGGTCACCTCCCTGCACCTGCGGAGCTAGCTCCCATAAATGTGAAGAACGGAAATGAGCCAGTTTCCTCCGCCTCCCTGGGTTCTCTTGAGGCCACTTCACAATCCTGTTAGGACTGCCTCACCCAGATTTCCAGTAGCTGCCCTGTCCCCACTCCCCAAACAGGTTGGTCctgttggggtgggggatggttaaATACCGACTGAATCTGACACGCTATAGGATGGCTGGGGCAGAGCCGGGGACCTAGCATCTCCTGCTCCACCCCTTTTCTCTCCAACCACTTTCCCTCGCTTCGGGAAACCGGCTTCACCCTGTTCCTGCTCTCTGCCCCTCTGAGGGTGGCTGGCTATCCTTGACCACTTCTGTTCCAGCTGGTCCCAAGATTGCTGTTGGAGTGCTGGATGGAGCCTGTCTCTGTCTTTTGTTACATTTCCAATTTTATATAATGCTTCACATCTCTGCTCCCCCGGGACCTCCTGGAGTCCCCATGATCCTGAAGAAGACAGTTTGAATCTAGGTGAGTCTATCTCTCCCCCTCTAAAATTGGAAGGAATGTCCTCCAGAGAATGCTCTGGAATGGCCTTGGGACCTGAATGATGTAAGCATTCTTGGGGGTAGGGACTGAGTAGGTGGTAGGAGTGGTTTGAGGGAGGGGTGGTGGAGAGTGAAACTTAGGCTGGAAGTGACAGGTGGTGCGGCCTGCTGATGGttacattctatttctttttgtatatgtgtgtgtgcccttgtgtgactttgttcttttcctttttcctctttaccCCTGCCCACCACCTTCATCAATACCCGATGCTCTCTCTGCTGGCATGCTGTCTTCCTGTCCCCCCCAgaactctcctctctctctcatccaGACCTCAGCGCAGGATGTTGCGGAGGTTGCTGGAGCGGCCCTGCACACTGGCCCTGCTTGTGGGCTCCCAGCTGGCAGTCATGATGTACCTGTCGTTGGGCGGCTTTCGGAGCCTCAGTGCCCTCTTTGGCCGAGAGCAGGAGCCGACATTTGACTATTCTCATCCCCATGATGTCTACAGTAACCTCAGTCACCTGCCTGGGGCCCCTGTTGCCCCAGGGGGCCTTCCAGCTCCTCAAGGCCTGCCGTACTGTCCAGAACGATCCCCTCTCTTAGGTGAGTGCAGAAGGAAGGCAGAAGTGAAGGCAAGGCCAAGGTGTGGGGACAGGGGGCTTGGACAAGTATAGGACGGCAGCAGTGGGTCTTCAGACTGGAGGGTCATGGAACTGGAAGGTAGGCTAATGTTGAGATAGAATGGACTCTAACTTTGGAGTTTCGACTTGGGTTCTTTGAGCCACAGCTTTGCACTGCCTGCCCGTTTATGggctcttcctgcctcagggtAGGATTAGGAGTTAGTTGGAAGTCCTGTTCTCTCTACCTGCTAACTGTAAGCTTCCAACCTTGTGAGGCAGGGGAGAGTTAAGGAACCCTAAAATAAGGCAGGCTAGGTGAGGAGCCTTCACCTTCCAGACTTTGCAAAGTTGTTCCAATGATGGGGAACTCAAGGCTTTGTCTGAGCAGGCCCTTGAGGGAGCTGAGTCCTAGAGTCAGACTGCCAGGGACAGGCCTCTCTGACCTTCTAACCCCTGACCTtgtcacccccctccccccgacAGTGGGTCCCGTGTCCGTGTCCTTCACCCCAGTGCCGTCGCTGGCAGAGATCGTGGAGAGGAACCCCCGGGTGGGGCCGGGGGGCCGATACCGCCCTGCAGGCTGTGAGCCCCGGTCCCGGACAGCCGTCATTGTGCCCCACCGCGCCCGGGAGCACCACCTGCGCCTGCTGCTCTACCACCTGCATCCGTTCCTGCAGCGCCAGCAGCTTGCTTATGGCATCTATGTCATCCACCAGGTACTCCCAGTCCCCACGccactgtgattttcttttttataaggaAGCCTCAAGCAAATTCCACTCCACTCGCATATAATGGgtctcaaaataattaaaagaggGTCAGACTGGAATGTAAGAAAGCAGCAGCTTGCACTGCTCTGCCAACACATTAGCCCCATGCTTCTTCTTAAGGATATTCCCATCGTCCTGTAATCTTCCATGATTTTTCCGTTGTTGAATTTGGAAATGGACAGATTTGGGCTAAAGTTCTGGTTCTGCCATTTGTTCCATATGTGACCATGAGCAAGACACCCAACCTGCTAAAATGAGGCAAAGAGTGGTAACCAACATACCACCTATTTCACATGGTTGTTGGGATTAAATGCTAAATAGTAGCATGTCTGTGTCAGGCACatatgtgtattagtcactcagtcatgtccaattctttgcgaccccatggactttgccagccaggctctgctgtccatgggattcttcaggcaagaatactggagtgagttgccattcccttctccaggggatcttcctgacccagagagcgaacccgggtctcctgcattgcaggcaggctctttactgtctgagccaccagggaagcccatctggcACATACTGATGCtcaataattttttgttgaatgaaaaaacaaagaagttGTCTTTCTCTTCATCCTCTTTATCCCGTAACCCACTTTGACTTCCCTCCTTTCACTTTTATGCTTCTTCTCCATGCCACCTATAGACCTAGTTGGTCCTCCTCCATTATCTTCCAGGCTGGAAATGGAACATTTAATAGGGCAAAGCTGCTGAATGTTGGGGTGCGGGAGGCCCTGCGTGATGAAGAATGGGACTGCTTGTTCCTGCATGATGTGGATCTCCTGCCAGAGAATGACCACAATCTGTATGTGTGCGACCCCCGAGGACCTCGGCACGTTGCTGTTGCCATGAACAAGTTTGGATACAGGTAGAGGGCGGGAGGGTACTGGAAGCAGGGTATTCCACCATCCAGTGGAAGAAGGAGGGATGGCTCCCAGAAGA
This portion of the Cervus canadensis isolate Bull #8, Minnesota chromosome 2, ASM1932006v1, whole genome shotgun sequence genome encodes:
- the B4GALT3 gene encoding beta-1,4-galactosyltransferase 3; protein product: MLRRLLERPCTLALLVGSQLAVMMYLSLGGFRSLSALFGREQEPTFDYSHPHDVYSNLSHLPGAPVAPGGLPAPQGLPYCPERSPLLVGPVSVSFTPVPSLAEIVERNPRVGPGGRYRPAGCEPRSRTAVIVPHRAREHHLRLLLYHLHPFLQRQQLAYGIYVIHQAGNGTFNRAKLLNVGVREALRDEEWDCLFLHDVDLLPENDHNLYVCDPRGPRHVAVAMNKFGYSLPYPQYFGGVSALTPDQYLKMNGFPNEYWGWGGEDDDIAARVRLAGMKISRPPTSVGHYKMVKHRGDKGNEENPHRFDLLVRTQNSWTQDGMNSLTYQLLSRELGPLYTNITADIGTDPRGPRTSSGPHYPPGSSQAFRQEMLQRRPPARPGPLPTANHTAPHGSH